In one window of Heptranchias perlo isolate sHepPer1 chromosome 4, sHepPer1.hap1, whole genome shotgun sequence DNA:
- the LOC137320644 gene encoding uncharacterized protein has protein sequence EKRERGAREERERSERERGERAEREKRERGAREERERSERERGERAEREKRERGAREERERSERERGERAEREKRERGAREESERSERERGERAEREEQERGARERERSERERGERERERRESGEREERERSERERGERERERRASEREESERREREEREEQERRASGEREESERREREESEREREESERERERRARERERGERREESERREREESERERGERERERRASREREESEQRERGERERRASGERERRASGERERREREESERREREERERGEREREREERERGERASGERERRAREREESERREREESEREREESERR, from the exons gagaagcgagagagaggagcaagagaggagagagagcgaagcgagagagagagaggagagcgagcggagagagagaagcgagagagaggagcaagagaggagagagagcggagcgagagagagagaggagagcgagcggagagagagaagcgagagagaggagcaagagaggagagagagcggagcgagagagagagaggagagcgagcggagagagagaagcgagagagaggagcaagagaggagagcgagcggagcgagagagagcgaggagagcgagcggagagagaggagcaagagagaggagcgaga gagagagagcggagcgagagagagagaggagagcgagagagagagaggagagagagcggagagagagaggagagagagcggagcgagagagagagaggagagcgagagagagagaggagagcgagcgagagagaggagagcgagcggagagagagagaggagagagaggagcaagagaggagagcgagcggagagagagaggagagcgagcggagagagagagaggagagcgagagagagagagaggagagcgagagagagagagagaggagagcgagagagagagagagaggagagcga agagaggagagcgagcggagagagagagaggagagcgagagagagagaggagagcgagagagagagaggagagcgagcagagagagagaggagagcgagcagagagagagaggagagagagagaggagagcgagcggagagagagagaggagagcgagcggagagagagagaggagagagagagaggagagcgagcggagagagagagaggagagagagagaggagagcgagagagagagagagaggagagagagagaggaga gagagcgagcggagagagagagaggagagcgagagagagagaggagagcgagcggagagagagagaggagagcgagagagagagagaggagagcgagcggaga
- the LOC137320540 gene encoding octapeptide-repeat protein T2-like translates to EREREESERREREESERREREESERREREESERERERGERERREREERERGEREREREESERREREESERGERAEREKRERESERREREERERGERERRARERERGERAERERGERERRASGEREARERSKRGERAKRERGERAEREKRERGAGEEREWSKRERGERAEREEQERGAREEREREESERRERSKRGERAREREESERRERRASGEREARERSKRGERSERERGERAEREEQERRRSEREEQERRESRAREREEREDSERRERSEREEQERRESGAREREREREERERRERG, encoded by the exons gagagagagagagaggagagcgagcggagagagagagaggagagcgagcggagagagagagaggagagcgagcggagagagagagaggagagcgagagagagagagagagaggagagagagagaggagagagagagaggagagagagagaggagagcgagagagagagagagaggagagcgagcggagagagagagaggagagcgagagaggagagcgagcggagagagagaagcgagagagagagagcgagcggagagagagagaggagagagagagaggagagagagagaggagagcgagagagagagagagaggagagcgagcggagagagagagaggggagcgagagaggagagcgagcggagagagagaagcgagagagaggagcaagagaggagagagagcgaagcgagagagaggagagcgagcggagagagagaagcgagagagaggagcaggagaggagagagagtggagcaagagagagagaggagagcgagcggagagagaggagcaagagagaggagcaagagaggagagagagcgagaggagagcgagcggagagagaggagcaagagaggagagagagcgagagagagagaggagagcgagcggagagagaggagagcgagcggagagagagaagcgagagagaggagcaagagaggagagcggagcgagagagagcgaggagagcgagcggagagagaggagcaagagaggaga agaagcgagagagaggagcaagagaggagagagagcagagcgagagagagagaggagagagaggacagcgagcggagagagagaagcgagagagaggagcaagagaggagagagagcggagcgagagagagagagagagagagagaggagagagagcggagagagagagga